One window of the Marinilactibacillus sp. Marseille-P9653 genome contains the following:
- a CDS encoding competence type IV pilus major pilin ComGC produces the protein MRNQIKKLIKKENGFTLVELLAVLVILGIIVAIAIPAIGNVVENANGKAETAEEALVIDAARLYDIEHTIGSTGVTVETLKTEGYLEIRDSESLSDSTTVTVKTEGKQKTYVIE, from the coding sequence ATGAGAAATCAAATCAAGAAACTAATCAAAAAGGAAAATGGATTTACATTAGTCGAGCTACTTGCAGTTTTAGTTATTTTAGGAATTATCGTAGCAATCGCAATCCCAGCAATCGGAAATGTTGTTGAAAACGCGAATGGTAAAGCTGAAACAGCTGAAGAAGCTTTAGTTATTGATGCAGCAAGACTATACGACATTGAACATACTATCGGCAGTACCGGCGTAACTGTCGAAACTCTTAAAACAGAAGGATATTTAGAGATCAGAGATAGTGAAAGTCTTTCAGATTCAACAACTGTTACTGTTAAAACTGAAGGAAAACAGAAAACTTACGTAATCGAGTAA
- a CDS encoding GGDEF domain-containing phosphodiesterase, with protein MYILFMSFTDFFSGGTAYYSALIFLGILSLSVLWHYREKLNEKKQEIVDLTKEKTDFEEVFNNDVAFVWEIDKNKQNLHASKIVCKVINFRESDYPRLLKTWKERIHKEDLPEFLNYISCLEEKKGKPHVFRIYDGQENIMWLETFVNVVYDDSGEIKKFIGTAINVTERKLEEERLRETSYYDRLTKLPNRKMFYKTFNEKANLQSSENEMSVMLLDIDRFKVINELHGRDLGDQVLVVLAEKLRELLGEDTFIARESEDEFILLLEEASEKKTKLVAEKIMNMLKKPVIIQDQLFYLSISMGISRYPETAQDVLALYQQAEIAMYKVKDKGKNNYHVFMTDDAALIERKRRIEFGLKEALARNELYLVYQPKVSLSTGETYGTEALIRWKHPLLGNVPPSEFIPIAEESGIINEIGYWVVFEAIRQNKIWHNEGIFIEVAVNVSALQYEDPLFVERVRQTLLHHDLDPKYLVVEITESVMQDVEYSNKVIKELHDLGVKVAIDDFGTGYSSLSVLNNVFIDIVKIDKSFIDGIMTTVNTASLVKTMIQMGKSLKFHIVAEGIESEVQADFLKENECSYGQGYLFSKPLHPEEVPANIA; from the coding sequence ATGTATATATTATTCATGAGTTTCACAGATTTCTTCTCTGGCGGGACAGCCTATTATAGTGCGCTTATTTTTTTAGGGATACTATCATTGAGCGTATTATGGCATTACAGAGAAAAACTGAATGAAAAGAAACAAGAAATTGTTGATTTAACTAAAGAAAAAACAGATTTTGAAGAAGTATTCAATAATGATGTTGCGTTCGTTTGGGAAATTGATAAAAACAAACAAAATCTGCATGCTTCTAAAATCGTTTGTAAAGTCATCAACTTTAGGGAATCAGACTATCCAAGGTTGCTGAAAACCTGGAAAGAAAGAATACACAAAGAAGATCTTCCAGAGTTCTTGAATTATATTAGTTGTTTGGAAGAGAAAAAAGGTAAGCCCCATGTTTTCCGTATTTATGACGGCCAAGAAAATATCATGTGGCTTGAGACATTTGTGAATGTCGTTTACGATGATTCAGGTGAAATAAAGAAATTTATCGGTACGGCAATAAATGTAACGGAAAGAAAATTAGAAGAAGAACGGTTACGTGAAACAAGCTATTATGATCGTTTGACTAAACTTCCGAACAGAAAAATGTTTTATAAAACGTTTAATGAAAAAGCAAACCTTCAATCTTCTGAGAACGAAATGTCGGTAATGTTACTCGATATTGATCGGTTCAAAGTAATTAACGAACTCCATGGTCGAGATCTTGGAGATCAAGTACTCGTAGTTCTAGCAGAAAAGTTGCGAGAATTACTGGGTGAAGACACATTTATCGCAAGAGAGAGCGAAGATGAATTCATTCTTTTACTGGAAGAAGCTAGCGAGAAGAAAACAAAACTTGTTGCAGAAAAAATTATGAACATGCTTAAAAAACCAGTCATTATACAAGATCAATTGTTTTATCTTTCCATCAGTATGGGTATCAGTCGCTATCCAGAAACTGCCCAAGACGTACTGGCATTATACCAACAAGCAGAGATTGCGATGTATAAAGTGAAAGATAAAGGAAAAAACAATTATCATGTATTTATGACAGATGATGCAGCTCTAATTGAAAGAAAAAGAAGAATCGAATTTGGTTTAAAAGAGGCACTGGCTCGTAATGAACTCTATCTAGTGTATCAGCCTAAGGTTAGTTTAAGTACCGGTGAGACTTATGGTACAGAAGCTTTGATTCGCTGGAAACATCCACTCCTAGGCAATGTGCCACCCAGTGAGTTCATTCCAATCGCTGAAGAGTCCGGTATCATCAATGAAATTGGCTACTGGGTAGTTTTTGAAGCCATTAGACAAAATAAAATTTGGCATAATGAAGGTATCTTTATAGAGGTGGCTGTCAATGTTTCTGCACTTCAATACGAAGATCCATTATTTGTAGAAAGAGTAAGGCAGACCTTATTGCACCATGATCTAGATCCGAAATACTTGGTCGTTGAGATTACAGAAAGTGTCATGCAAGATGTGGAATATTCAAACAAGGTCATCAAAGAACTACATGATTTAGGTGTGAAAGTTGCTATTGATGATTTTGGAACAGGTTACTCATCCTTGAGTGTTTTAAATAACGTATTTATAGACATCGTCAAGATTGATAAATCATTTATTGACGGTATCATGACGACAGTAAATACTGCCTCACTTGTAAAAACAATGATTCAAATGGGTAAAAGTCTTAAGTTTCATATTGTAGCAGAAGGCATTGAATCAGAAGTTCAAGCCGACTTTCTTAAAGAAAATGAGTGCTCTTATGGACAAGGATACTTGTTCAGCAAACCATTACACCCCGAAGAAGTACCAGCTAATATTGCTTAA
- a CDS encoding type II secretion system F family protein — protein sequence MTMYAYKAKKTDGTITKGKLETSNKKEALIELEHLNLIVFSIKELNSFLYKDVHIGKPIKSKDFVLFLRQFSTLIESGILLLDALEILSKQIDNKILKEALEQIALQVREGIALSAALSKFPKLFPNLLVNMIQSGEASGRLDDVLKRMADYYEKQHRLRQKVSTALTYPAVVGSMAVLITIFLLVFIVPIFADLFLSFGEDLPAYTQFVLNLSQVIQNYWWIILLIAIILLSGFKELTKRESTAFIIDGFLLKIPVVGVFIQKSILARMTQTLSSLLSSSVPILEAVDITSNVMSNRVVKRVLQESKDSLERGESLSIPMQRHWMFPDLITQMITVGESSGALDEMLHKVAEVYDQELEEASNKLQSLIEPILIVFLAAIVGAIVLAIIIPMFSLFETF from the coding sequence ATGACAATGTATGCTTATAAGGCAAAGAAAACGGATGGAACAATCACTAAAGGTAAGTTGGAAACTTCGAATAAAAAAGAAGCACTCATTGAGCTAGAACATTTGAATTTGATTGTATTTAGCATTAAAGAATTAAACTCCTTTCTTTATAAAGACGTTCACATCGGTAAACCAATTAAATCAAAAGATTTTGTTCTATTCCTTAGACAATTCTCTACCTTAATAGAATCAGGTATATTGTTATTAGATGCTTTAGAAATACTTTCTAAACAGATTGATAATAAAATTTTAAAAGAGGCTTTAGAACAAATTGCGCTTCAAGTTAGGGAAGGTATCGCACTATCAGCTGCACTTAGTAAGTTTCCTAAGCTATTTCCTAATTTATTAGTTAATATGATTCAATCAGGTGAAGCGAGCGGGCGTTTAGACGACGTCCTAAAAAGAATGGCAGATTATTACGAAAAGCAACACAGATTAAGACAAAAAGTATCTACGGCGTTAACTTATCCAGCTGTAGTAGGAAGCATGGCTGTATTAATTACTATATTTCTATTAGTATTTATTGTTCCGATATTCGCTGACTTATTTTTGAGTTTTGGTGAAGATTTACCTGCTTACACTCAGTTCGTATTAAATTTAAGCCAAGTTATTCAAAACTACTGGTGGATAATTCTTTTGATTGCAATCATACTTTTATCTGGTTTCAAAGAGCTAACTAAACGAGAATCAACTGCATTCATCATAGATGGCTTTTTACTCAAGATACCAGTTGTAGGTGTCTTTATTCAAAAATCCATCTTAGCGAGAATGACACAAACCTTGAGCTCACTCTTATCAAGTTCAGTTCCCATACTTGAAGCAGTAGATATCACTTCTAATGTTATGAGCAATCGTGTGGTCAAAAGGGTACTCCAAGAAAGTAAAGATTCCCTTGAAAGAGGAGAGTCGTTATCTATCCCCATGCAAAGACATTGGATGTTTCCAGATTTAATTACTCAGATGATTACAGTTGGAGAATCCAGCGGAGCACTTGACGAAATGTTGCATAAAGTAGCGGAGGTATACGATCAAGAATTAGAAGAAGCATCGAATAAACTGCAGTCACTAATTGAGCCGATATTGATTGTTTTTTTAGCCGCGATTGTTGGTGCTATCGTATTAGCTATTATCATTCCGATGTTTTCACTATTTGAAACATTTTAA
- a CDS encoding PilX N-terminal domain-containing pilus assembly protein encodes MSKLKDEQGSGLVLTLMVLTVLAVLAAALATVTLGSYRLTANNRDSVSAYYIAEADLNEKYEVVESVVQTTYDMDTNQDTFYALIEQSFKELEGKNSDGYATQFGKSPFSNVTIKKVSSGNPRTYTLTSEGEVGDSKRTIAKDFTVGYIEKNQGGGLPALPKNAAAIVKNKIELTGSGKIIGDVHFDSLEAKSIVMNGDSSINEGFTFVKNIEKGNKLLDIPPKNTGFQEKNGPFLKQTNINIPWESYYEFIKTFPDVPVYDSLPDETISSSDGSNQHKFINQESFYYNSWIFNNKNFIFKVAGNSSFKEFKVDSDVPLKIDTMGKDITIVVDHLNLNRGSLELVGEGSVTFYVKSKFNLNSSGDSNLNKNGKTEQLKILYAGTDDFIMNGGIVNGSIFVKNAVVNVNSAHGINGLLISGGPKVTHNGGTSTKAIVIAPSADFDFSGSGSIEGAVIGKQVILSGAGEIKVGKPIVDLNIFNTSSKKQSDKPNFDLIKSDASIEK; translated from the coding sequence GTGTCTAAATTAAAAGATGAACAAGGATCAGGATTAGTTTTGACATTAATGGTCTTAACGGTGCTCGCAGTTTTAGCAGCCGCACTGGCCACTGTCACCCTTGGAAGTTATCGATTGACCGCCAATAATAGAGATTCAGTTTCAGCTTATTATATTGCAGAAGCTGATTTAAATGAAAAATATGAAGTCGTTGAGTCTGTTGTGCAAACTACCTATGACATGGATACAAATCAAGACACTTTTTATGCTTTAATTGAACAGTCTTTTAAGGAATTGGAAGGTAAAAACTCTGATGGGTATGCTACTCAATTTGGAAAGAGTCCTTTTTCAAACGTAACGATAAAAAAAGTTTCTTCAGGAAATCCGAGGACATACACTCTGACTTCCGAAGGCGAAGTTGGAGATTCTAAAAGAACAATTGCTAAAGACTTTACTGTTGGTTATATAGAAAAAAATCAAGGTGGAGGATTGCCTGCATTACCTAAAAATGCAGCAGCAATAGTGAAGAATAAAATTGAATTGACTGGTAGTGGAAAGATTATAGGAGATGTTCATTTTGATTCTTTAGAAGCTAAATCGATTGTAATGAACGGAGACTCTTCTATAAATGAAGGATTTACATTCGTTAAAAATATTGAAAAAGGAAATAAACTACTAGACATCCCTCCCAAAAATACTGGATTTCAAGAAAAAAATGGTCCTTTTTTAAAACAAACTAACATTAACATACCATGGGAATCATACTATGAGTTTATTAAAACATTCCCTGATGTCCCAGTATATGATTCATTGCCTGACGAAACAATATCATCTTCCGATGGAAGTAATCAGCATAAGTTTATAAATCAAGAATCTTTCTATTACAATAGTTGGATTTTTAACAATAAGAATTTTATCTTTAAAGTAGCTGGAAATAGTTCTTTTAAAGAGTTCAAAGTTGATAGCGATGTGCCACTTAAGATAGATACCATGGGAAAAGATATTACAATTGTAGTAGATCATTTGAACCTCAATAGAGGAAGTTTAGAGTTAGTCGGTGAAGGCTCTGTCACCTTTTATGTAAAGAGTAAGTTTAACCTTAACTCTAGTGGTGATAGTAATCTTAATAAAAATGGCAAAACTGAGCAATTAAAAATTCTATATGCAGGTACAGATGATTTTATTATGAATGGTGGAATTGTCAATGGCTCTATATTTGTAAAAAATGCAGTCGTCAACGTTAATTCAGCTCATGGAATCAATGGATTACTGATAAGTGGTGGGCCGAAGGTGACTCATAACGGTGGTACGTCTACAAAAGCTATTGTAATTGCGCCCTCAGCAGACTTTGATTTTTCAGGTAGTGGAAGCATAGAAGGTGCTGTTATTGGTAAACAGGTTATTTTATCTGGAGCAGGAGAAATAAAGGTTGGAAAACCAATTGTTGATTTAAATATTTTTAATACTAGTTCTAAAAAACAGTCTGATAAACCAAATTTTGATCTTATAAAAAGCGACGCATCCATAGAAAAATAG
- a CDS encoding type IV pilus twitching motility protein PilT, producing MDYLHRVLTAAYYKEASDIHLTAGSEPVYRIDGRLIPQKTEEKLMPDDLEAIVKEMLTEKLWEDLQRNREVDLSYGINGISRFRVNVFYQRNALSIAFRIISKEIPSLDDLGLPNILKELAKKPHGLILVTGPTGSGKSTSLAAMIDYMNQNMNRHIITLEDPIEYLHSHNQSIIVQREIGFDALSFKDGLRASLRQDPDVILVGELRDLETISTAITAAETGHLVLGTLHTQDASSTIDRMIDVFPAHQRDQVRTLLANILVGILSQRLFPKARSTGRIACTEMLINNAAIKNLIRSEKMHQIPNTLQTSRDQGMHTMEMDMKLKSQEGLINSVELVPYSNV from the coding sequence ATGGATTATTTACATCGAGTACTAACAGCAGCTTATTACAAAGAAGCTTCAGACATACACTTAACAGCAGGTTCTGAACCCGTTTATCGTATTGACGGTAGATTGATTCCGCAGAAAACGGAAGAAAAGCTCATGCCAGATGATTTAGAAGCAATTGTCAAAGAAATGCTTACTGAAAAATTATGGGAAGATCTCCAGAGAAATAGAGAAGTAGACTTGTCTTACGGAATTAACGGTATATCAAGATTTCGGGTAAATGTCTTTTACCAAAGAAACGCGCTCTCCATAGCTTTTAGAATCATTTCCAAAGAGATTCCATCACTAGACGATTTAGGGCTACCCAATATCTTGAAAGAACTCGCAAAAAAACCTCACGGACTTATTTTAGTAACTGGTCCAACAGGTAGCGGAAAAAGTACTTCTCTGGCAGCTATGATCGACTATATGAATCAAAATATGAATCGGCATATCATTACCTTAGAAGACCCTATAGAATATTTGCATTCTCACAATCAGTCCATCATTGTTCAACGAGAAATCGGATTCGATGCATTGTCTTTTAAAGATGGTTTGAGGGCCAGTCTAAGACAAGACCCTGATGTGATTCTTGTCGGGGAGCTTAGAGATTTAGAAACCATTTCTACGGCTATCACGGCAGCAGAAACGGGCCACTTAGTTTTAGGTACCTTACACACGCAAGATGCTTCGAGTACGATTGACCGTATGATCGATGTCTTTCCAGCACATCAAAGAGACCAGGTGCGTACGCTACTAGCCAATATTCTAGTCGGTATCTTGTCACAAAGATTATTCCCTAAAGCTAGAAGCACCGGTAGAATTGCCTGTACGGAAATGCTGATTAACAATGCAGCAATCAAAAATCTGATCAGAAGTGAAAAAATGCATCAGATACCAAATACCTTGCAGACATCTAGGGATCAGGGGATGCATACAATGGAAATGGACATGAAATTAAAGTCGCAAGAGGGGCTAATCAATTCTGTTGAACTTGTTCCCTATTCGAATGTTTAA
- a CDS encoding GspE/PulE family protein, which produces MATQRKKLGDLLKEANLITEEDIVKVLELKKKNQKLGDALVEQEYITEKELLDVLEIQLKLESISLYQYPIDTSLIDLISKEFARENVLLPIKQEAHRLIVAMHDPLDFYAIEDLELSTGFSVQPVIATKDDILQTVNHLYDYDESSELIEEEFNASAVNILDQILEAGVTMHASDIHLDQTETLVNVRYRVDGVLRNERTLPKSAMNSLVARIKILAGLNITESRLPQDGRISLTIMEKSINLRISTLPTVYGEKIVIRILDLTNILKKLNDLDLTEGTLEEYRKIIQEPSGLVLITGPTGSGKSTTLYGSINELNNAHVNILTIEDPVEYQLDGINQVQVNSNIGLNFATGLRSILRQDPNIIMVGEIRDRETADISIRASLTGHLVFSTLHTNSAIEAIPRLFDMGVEPYLVVSSLSGIMAQRLVKKVCKDCQYKRAATQIEKEIFRKRGREIDEICLGRGCNRCRFTGYRGRMAIHELIVIDDHMKEMMMNHASLQKIKQYVENKQIPFLIDDGLDKVQKGFTTIEEVLRVATLD; this is translated from the coding sequence ATGGCTACTCAAAGAAAAAAGCTAGGCGATCTATTAAAAGAAGCAAATTTAATCACCGAGGAAGATATCGTCAAAGTTCTTGAATTGAAGAAAAAGAATCAAAAGCTTGGAGATGCACTAGTAGAACAAGAGTATATCACTGAAAAAGAGTTGCTGGATGTTTTAGAAATTCAGCTAAAGCTAGAAAGTATTTCTCTATACCAGTATCCAATCGATACTAGTCTGATTGATTTAATCTCTAAAGAATTTGCTCGAGAAAATGTTTTACTCCCAATCAAACAAGAAGCACATCGCCTGATTGTAGCCATGCATGACCCGTTAGATTTTTATGCGATTGAAGACCTGGAACTTTCAACTGGATTCAGTGTACAACCTGTTATTGCGACTAAAGATGATATCTTACAAACTGTGAATCATTTATATGATTATGATGAAAGCTCTGAATTAATAGAAGAAGAATTCAATGCTTCTGCAGTTAACATATTAGATCAAATCCTTGAAGCTGGTGTAACGATGCATGCTTCTGATATTCACCTTGACCAGACCGAGACTTTGGTAAATGTACGCTACCGAGTAGATGGCGTACTAAGAAACGAAAGAACCCTTCCAAAATCTGCTATGAATTCCTTAGTAGCCCGAATCAAAATACTGGCTGGTTTGAACATTACCGAGAGTAGACTTCCTCAGGATGGTCGAATTAGTTTAACGATTATGGAAAAATCTATCAATTTACGGATTTCGACATTACCAACTGTGTATGGTGAAAAAATCGTTATCCGAATACTTGATTTGACAAATATCCTCAAGAAATTGAATGATTTGGATTTGACTGAAGGTACGCTTGAAGAATATAGAAAGATCATTCAAGAGCCTTCTGGTTTAGTTTTGATTACCGGTCCTACTGGATCTGGGAAGTCGACCACACTTTACGGATCTATCAACGAATTGAATAACGCTCATGTCAATATCCTGACGATTGAAGATCCGGTTGAGTATCAACTAGATGGTATTAACCAAGTACAAGTGAACTCAAATATCGGGCTGAATTTTGCGACGGGACTTAGATCCATCTTAAGACAGGATCCGAACATCATCATGGTTGGTGAAATAAGAGATAGAGAAACAGCAGATATAAGTATTAGAGCTTCTCTAACAGGTCACCTTGTATTCAGTACGTTACACACCAATAGTGCAATTGAAGCGATTCCAAGGCTTTTTGATATGGGTGTAGAACCTTATTTGGTTGTTTCTTCGCTTTCTGGAATTATGGCACAGCGATTAGTCAAAAAAGTTTGTAAAGATTGTCAGTATAAAAGAGCGGCGACTCAGATAGAGAAAGAAATTTTCCGAAAAAGAGGTAGAGAAATCGACGAAATATGTTTGGGTAGAGGGTGTAACCGATGTAGATTCACTGGTTATAGAGGTCGAATGGCGATTCATGAATTGATTGTGATCGATGATCATATGAAAGAAATGATGATGAACCATGCTTCTCTGCAAAAGATTAAACAGTATGTCGAAAACAAGCAGATTCCGTTTTTAATTGACGATGGATTAGACAAGGTCCAAAAAGGCTTTACAACTATTGAAGAAGTATTAAGAGTCGCAACATTAGATTAG
- a CDS encoding GGDEF domain-containing protein, with product MLSEKKQIFTWIIWFILYPTLFIITFNLNNSNEFSDSTFYGYLLLGIIISLFPLNIKGTTIIMINAVGIAMFLTFGIFAEMLLVSSALIIVLAKLGLNKQNVFKIPLNLLLFQIVSVSSGIVYYTIDPVLPSIFNLRFNVLSLTTYLVFYILLNRILIYFLDKYWYCKENIMIIDSELKFSLLSIFYVIPIAIMLVYLEELYSNVGIFIAFLPLITLTIILKFYFNIKAKNKHLSEINNLALELTGKYSQKEILSNYIKSWAVIFTAQKISYFEASENMKITKVYDYEVDSKEIHQVNSEYLICPDIIKASWLTNRMMVFNSSDEWAMDFPLSYKPESILVLPVTRAERIVGFLMMVDSKRDAYKDIDVVSSIRVLHSYLNIALENAFNFEKLQFNSRTDHLTGLTNLRAFENELKQFTTINTERRFSIIIIDLDHFKRVNDTYGHQAGNELLKQVSILLSTFVYEDERLARYGGEEFIFFIPDKTADETRILAEKIREKIEETNFNTHNYLSKRELITVNITASIGLATYPDQCSKVKDLVTLADRAMYVGSKQRGRNRVASIFGGEQDESEKELELETVL from the coding sequence ATGTTGTCGGAAAAAAAACAAATCTTCACATGGATAATATGGTTTATTCTTTATCCGACTCTATTTATCATTACTTTTAATCTAAATAATAGTAACGAATTTTCAGATAGTACATTTTATGGATACCTATTATTAGGTATCATTATCTCGTTGTTTCCTTTGAATATTAAAGGCACAACAATTATTATGATCAATGCAGTAGGGATTGCCATGTTTCTCACATTTGGAATTTTCGCTGAAATGTTATTGGTATCCAGTGCTTTAATTATAGTTCTAGCAAAACTTGGGCTCAATAAACAAAATGTTTTTAAAATCCCTTTGAATCTATTATTATTTCAGATCGTTTCAGTCTCCTCTGGAATCGTTTATTACACTATAGACCCAGTATTACCTTCAATTTTCAATTTAAGGTTTAACGTATTATCTTTAACGACGTATCTAGTGTTTTATATACTTCTGAATAGAATATTGATCTATTTCCTGGACAAGTATTGGTATTGTAAAGAGAATATTATGATTATTGATAGTGAACTGAAATTTTCGTTACTATCGATTTTTTATGTTATACCGATTGCTATCATGTTAGTTTATTTGGAAGAACTCTATTCTAACGTTGGAATTTTTATAGCTTTTTTACCATTGATTACACTTACTATAATCTTAAAGTTTTATTTTAATATTAAAGCAAAAAACAAACATTTGTCAGAAATCAACAACTTGGCGCTAGAGTTAACCGGGAAATACTCTCAAAAAGAAATTTTAAGTAACTACATAAAGTCTTGGGCAGTTATTTTCACTGCTCAGAAAATTAGTTATTTTGAAGCATCAGAAAATATGAAGATTACTAAAGTTTACGATTATGAAGTGGATTCTAAAGAAATCCATCAGGTAAATTCTGAGTATCTAATTTGTCCAGATATCATCAAAGCGTCTTGGTTAACTAACAGAATGATGGTCTTCAATTCTTCTGATGAATGGGCCATGGATTTCCCTTTAAGCTATAAGCCTGAGAGTATCCTGGTTTTGCCTGTGACTAGAGCAGAGAGAATTGTCGGTTTTTTAATGATGGTAGATTCTAAAAGAGACGCCTACAAAGATATAGATGTGGTTTCATCTATTAGAGTTCTTCATAGTTACTTGAATATTGCTCTAGAGAATGCATTTAACTTTGAAAAGCTACAATTTAATAGTCGTACAGATCATCTGACTGGACTGACAAATCTCAGAGCTTTTGAGAATGAATTGAAACAGTTTACGACAATTAATACAGAGCGCCGATTTTCCATTATCATAATTGATTTGGATCATTTTAAGAGAGTTAACGATACTTATGGCCACCAAGCCGGTAATGAATTGCTCAAGCAAGTTTCTATTTTATTAAGTACTTTTGTATATGAAGATGAAAGACTAGCTCGATATGGTGGCGAAGAATTTATTTTCTTCATACCCGATAAGACAGCAGATGAAACGCGGATCCTTGCTGAAAAAATTAGAGAAAAGATCGAAGAAACGAATTTTAATACGCACAACTATTTATCTAAAAGAGAACTGATTACTGTAAACATCACTGCCAGCATCGGCTTAGCTACTTATCCGGATCAATGCAGTAAAGTAAAGGACTTGGTGACACTTGCGGATAGAGCAATGTATGTCGGTTCAAAACAAAGAGGCAGAAATAGAGTCGCATCAATATTTGGAGGAGAACAGGATGAGTCTGAAAAAGAACTGGAGCTCGAAACGGTTTTATAG
- a CDS encoding PilW family protein yields MSKLKKVCSQEGFTLVELLATLALLSVVIVLAGSIHLFGQKQFSQQTDQVSQISDIRFTLSSIEKDVRQTVPSEISYDGQLRVGENVYSIEDNTLRKNGGIISDQISSFDVSLTEERIELKIKSSSEKNRPIEEISTTIYFRR; encoded by the coding sequence ATGAGTAAACTAAAAAAAGTGTGTTCTCAAGAAGGTTTTACTTTAGTAGAATTACTCGCAACGCTCGCACTATTATCTGTAGTAATCGTACTTGCTGGATCGATACATTTGTTTGGTCAGAAGCAATTCTCTCAACAAACAGATCAAGTATCTCAAATTAGTGATATCCGATTTACACTCTCATCCATTGAAAAGGATGTTCGTCAAACCGTTCCCTCAGAAATTTCTTATGATGGGCAGTTACGAGTTGGTGAAAATGTTTATTCAATAGAAGATAACACTTTGAGAAAAAACGGTGGAATAATTAGTGATCAAATTTCTAGTTTCGATGTTTCTTTAACAGAAGAACGTATTGAATTAAAAATAAAAAGCTCTTCAGAAAAAAATCGTCCAATTGAAGAAATCTCTACTACAATCTATTTCAGGAGGTGA
- a CDS encoding A24 family peptidase, with the protein MQTFIAIIFFVYGLVLGSFYNVVGLRVPIGTFWKQKQSYCYTCKRSLSWTELIPVISYLNQKGKCKGCGEPFSALYPIMEFSTGILFALSYLVFGFTLETIFSLIVVSMVIIITVSDIAYQKIPNKILLFFAPLISILLIVISNITFLSALIGAGLAFALIFLIIILSKGGMGMGDLKYFTLFGFIFGWKLFLLLFLLSTIYGAAVNSVLLITKKVSRKTKVPFGPYIGAAALTVLFFGNTLLDWYLSLL; encoded by the coding sequence ATGCAAACTTTCATAGCCATCATTTTTTTCGTATACGGACTAGTACTTGGATCATTTTATAATGTTGTTGGCCTCAGGGTACCTATAGGAACATTCTGGAAACAGAAACAATCTTATTGCTATACCTGTAAGAGAAGTTTGTCTTGGACTGAATTGATACCCGTCATCTCTTATTTGAATCAAAAAGGAAAGTGCAAAGGATGCGGTGAACCTTTCTCTGCACTCTATCCAATAATGGAGTTCAGTACTGGAATCCTCTTTGCACTTTCTTACTTGGTTTTTGGATTTACGCTAGAAACGATATTTAGTTTGATTGTTGTTTCGATGGTCATAATCATTACAGTGTCTGACATAGCTTATCAAAAGATTCCGAATAAAATCTTACTATTTTTTGCTCCTTTGATTTCGATTCTCCTTATAGTTATATCAAACATTACGTTTCTATCAGCCTTAATTGGGGCTGGGTTAGCTTTTGCACTTATATTTCTTATTATCATTCTATCAAAGGGTGGTATGGGTATGGGAGATTTGAAGTATTTCACTTTATTTGGATTTATTTTTGGCTGGAAACTGTTTTTATTACTTTTCTTACTGTCAACTATTTATGGGGCTGCAGTCAACAGTGTATTATTAATAACCAAAAAAGTTTCTAGAAAAACGAAAGTCCCTTTTGGACCTTATATCGGAGCAGCGGCACTTACCGTACTGTTTTTCGGTAACACACTATTAGACTGGTATCTATCACTCTTATAG